A window of Haliscomenobacter hydrossis DSM 1100 contains these coding sequences:
- a CDS encoding phosphotriesterase family protein, translating into MYTRFYCLFLLGLSAVHWLQAQPVQTIHGKMPAQKMGLTLIHEHVFLDWMGAERMQAAAWDNDSAVAVILPYLRKMQTHGVKTILECTPNYIGRNPRLLARLADSTGLHILTNTGYYGARGDQHIPAHAYRESVDQIAARWLDEFNNGIDGTTIRPGFIKIGVDGDSLLSEIDAKIVRAAARAHLRSGLTIVAHTGPDQLALRQVEILQQEGVALNAWVWTHAQGGSDAVRVALAKKGAWISLDGLGWVDPAERGGDSTALLNYVNAIVHLKKAGLLKRVLLSHDAGWYTHGVPGGGRFQPYTLIFTHLLPILREKGFSKKEIHGLMVVNPRAAFAIRVRKRR; encoded by the coding sequence ATGTACACCAGATTTTACTGCCTTTTTTTGTTGGGTCTGAGTGCAGTCCATTGGCTACAAGCTCAACCCGTTCAAACCATCCACGGCAAAATGCCCGCCCAAAAAATGGGACTCACGCTGATACACGAACACGTTTTTTTGGACTGGATGGGTGCAGAACGTATGCAAGCCGCAGCATGGGACAACGATTCCGCCGTGGCAGTTATCTTGCCTTATTTGCGCAAAATGCAAACTCATGGCGTAAAAACCATCCTGGAATGTACGCCGAACTACATTGGCCGCAATCCACGTCTACTGGCGCGTCTGGCCGACAGTACGGGGCTACACATCTTAACCAACACAGGATATTACGGCGCGCGAGGGGACCAACATATTCCTGCGCACGCCTATCGGGAAAGTGTCGATCAAATTGCCGCACGCTGGCTCGATGAGTTCAACAACGGAATTGACGGCACCACCATCCGTCCCGGCTTCATCAAAATCGGGGTGGATGGGGACTCCCTGCTTTCTGAAATTGATGCAAAAATTGTACGTGCGGCTGCGCGCGCCCACTTACGCAGTGGCCTGACCATTGTTGCGCACACCGGACCGGATCAACTGGCCCTGCGCCAGGTAGAGATCCTCCAGCAAGAGGGCGTCGCCCTCAATGCCTGGGTCTGGACGCATGCTCAAGGCGGCAGCGATGCGGTACGGGTAGCATTGGCCAAAAAAGGGGCCTGGATTTCACTGGATGGGCTAGGCTGGGTAGACCCCGCCGAACGTGGGGGCGATTCAACGGCTTTGCTGAACTATGTCAATGCCATTGTCCATTTGAAAAAAGCGGGCTTGTTGAAGCGGGTCTTGTTGTCTCACGATGCGGGCTGGTATACGCACGGTGTGCCTGGTGGTGGAAGGTTTCAGCCGTATACGCTGATTTTTACGCATTTGTTGCCCATTTTGCGGGAGAAGGGATTCAGCAAAAAAGAGATACATGGGTTAATGGTGGTTAATCCGCGGGCGGCTTTTGCTATCCGGGTGCGAAAACGCAGGTAA
- a CDS encoding glutamate-5-semialdehyde dehydrogenase, with the protein MDSILKELHLTRQAARKLIQLSNEDINAILNRLADETVRETARLLAANQLDLERMDPADPKYDRLLLNPQRLEDIAQDIRKVAQLPSPLGRILEGRTLPNGLELKKISVPMGVIGIVYESRPNVTFDVFALCLKSGNAAVLKGSRDAHFSNLAIVDLIKNILTDYGLTQIVYLAPSEREALLPILTANAYIDLVIPRGSQGLIDFVRKNATVPVIETGAGIVHTYFDASGDLAKGSAIVNNAKTRRVSVCNALDTLIVHAARLNDLADLLAPLAEHQVELFADEMSLAQLQGKYPAELLALAEAQHFGTEFLSYKMSVKTVANLQEALDHIDRYSSRHSETIVAEDLAVQEQFLRNVDAAVVYANASTAFTDGSQFGMGAEIGISTQKLHARGPMALPELTSYKWVVKGTGQIRA; encoded by the coding sequence ATGGACAGCATCCTGAAAGAACTCCACCTCACCCGCCAAGCCGCACGCAAACTGATTCAACTCAGCAACGAGGACATCAATGCCATTTTGAACCGTCTGGCCGATGAAACCGTCCGCGAAACGGCTCGTTTATTGGCAGCCAACCAACTCGATTTGGAGCGCATGGACCCAGCTGATCCCAAGTACGACCGCCTTTTGCTCAATCCACAACGTTTGGAGGACATCGCACAAGACATTCGTAAAGTAGCCCAATTGCCTTCACCATTGGGCCGAATTCTGGAAGGGCGCACCTTGCCCAATGGGCTGGAGTTGAAAAAAATCAGCGTGCCCATGGGTGTAATTGGCATTGTGTACGAATCGCGGCCCAATGTCACATTTGACGTGTTTGCACTCTGTCTTAAATCGGGCAATGCTGCCGTGCTCAAAGGCAGTCGCGACGCCCATTTTTCCAATCTGGCCATTGTGGATTTGATCAAAAACATCCTGACCGATTACGGTTTGACGCAAATCGTTTACCTCGCGCCCAGTGAACGGGAGGCCCTTTTGCCCATCCTCACTGCCAATGCCTACATCGATCTAGTCATCCCCCGCGGCAGCCAGGGACTAATCGATTTTGTGCGCAAAAACGCCACCGTTCCCGTTATCGAAACCGGAGCGGGCATCGTACATACCTATTTTGATGCCAGTGGTGATTTGGCGAAAGGAAGCGCCATTGTCAACAATGCCAAAACCCGGCGCGTGAGTGTCTGCAACGCACTGGATACCCTGATTGTCCACGCAGCGCGCCTGAACGATCTGGCCGACCTGCTGGCCCCTCTGGCCGAGCACCAGGTGGAATTGTTTGCGGATGAAATGTCTTTGGCACAATTACAGGGAAAATACCCGGCAGAATTACTCGCCCTGGCCGAAGCACAGCATTTTGGCACCGAGTTTTTGTCGTACAAAATGTCGGTAAAAACCGTGGCCAACCTCCAGGAAGCCCTTGACCACATCGACCGTTACTCTTCACGCCACAGCGAAACCATTGTCGCGGAAGACCTCGCAGTGCAAGAACAATTTCTGCGCAATGTTGACGCAGCCGTAGTGTATGCCAATGCTTCTACGGCGTTTACGGATGGGTCACAGTTTGGGATGGGCGCTGAAATCGGCATCAGTACGCAGAAGCTACACGCCCGGGGTCCGATGGCTTTACCGGAATTGACAAGTTACAAGTGGGTGGTGAAGGGAACCGGGCAGATTAGAGCTTAA
- a CDS encoding S8 family serine peptidase, whose translation MNGVKWAAWAILCVMFACTTAEEDTLSVPAEPEDCLVKASANSGAILVGEYIVVMKAGSLRSSSNAVAMQEQAETLLQRYGVETEESIENTFHGAAVSGFVAQLNDETVQRLRNDPAVAFVEPDRILGLCACVQLVNTRQVSWNVRKTGYGNGLNFSQKTVWIIDSGVDLNHPDLNIDLIRSQSFVSGETSAEDINGHGTHVAGIIGAVNNNLGILGIASGASLVALKVLDKEGEGRTSDILRAVAYASQNGQAGDVVNMSLGGEGTSLALEREIRAAADKGILFAIAAGNEGKAAVDYSPARVNHANVFTVSAVDSTDTFASFSNFGNDVVDVAAYGVRITSTWLNGRYAIASGTSAATPHVAALLLIRGRNFPTRGVAKQDPDGVPDPIARE comes from the coding sequence ATGAATGGGGTAAAATGGGCTGCATGGGCCATACTGTGCGTAATGTTCGCCTGCACCACCGCGGAAGAAGATACCTTGAGTGTTCCAGCCGAGCCCGAAGATTGCCTGGTCAAAGCCTCGGCCAACAGCGGTGCAATCCTGGTCGGCGAATACATTGTGGTAATGAAAGCGGGTAGTTTGCGCAGCAGTTCCAATGCCGTAGCGATGCAAGAACAAGCCGAAACCCTCCTCCAGCGTTACGGTGTTGAAACCGAGGAAAGTATTGAAAACACCTTCCATGGCGCAGCCGTCAGCGGTTTTGTGGCACAACTCAATGATGAAACCGTACAACGCCTGCGCAACGACCCTGCCGTAGCATTCGTTGAACCCGACCGCATCCTGGGGCTGTGCGCCTGTGTGCAGCTGGTCAACACCCGCCAGGTGTCCTGGAATGTACGCAAAACGGGTTATGGCAATGGCCTCAATTTTAGCCAAAAAACGGTTTGGATCATTGATTCGGGCGTCGACTTGAACCACCCCGATCTAAACATCGACCTTATCCGCAGTCAGTCTTTTGTATCCGGAGAAACCAGCGCGGAGGACATAAATGGGCATGGCACCCATGTGGCGGGCATCATTGGTGCCGTGAACAACAACCTGGGGATATTGGGCATTGCTTCGGGCGCGAGTTTGGTCGCACTTAAAGTTTTGGACAAAGAGGGGGAAGGCCGTACTTCCGACATTTTGCGCGCCGTCGCCTACGCCAGTCAAAACGGCCAGGCGGGTGATGTAGTCAACATGAGTCTCGGTGGCGAAGGAACTTCGTTGGCCTTGGAACGCGAAATCCGCGCCGCTGCCGACAAAGGTATACTCTTTGCCATTGCGGCGGGCAATGAAGGCAAAGCCGCCGTGGATTATTCGCCCGCGCGGGTCAATCATGCCAATGTGTTCACCGTCTCTGCGGTAGACAGCACCGATACTTTTGCTTCTTTCTCCAATTTCGGCAATGACGTAGTGGACGTGGCGGCTTACGGCGTGCGCATCACCTCTACCTGGCTGAATGGGCGTTATGCGATTGCTTCGGGTACTTCGGCGGCAACGCCCCATGTGGCGGCTTTGCTGCTGATTCGAGGGCGCAATTTCCCTACCCGAGGTGTCGCCAAACAAGATCCTGATGGGGTGCCGGATCCAATTGCAAGAGAGTGA
- a CDS encoding YqjF family protein, translating into MQNPFLTAQWRRLLMLNYAIEPDVLLPYLPAGVELDWWNDTCYVSLVGFRFVDTRVMGMGFPGHRNFPEINLRFYVRYRDPELGWKRGVVFLRELVPVPTITWVANALYRERYKTVPMQYRWEESKDQLEVEYSWKQKGRQHLFSAITSAEALDMPPGGEAEFITEHYWGYARWDAQRTMEYAVEHPRWQTYAVQDVNCAVDFGAAYGAEFAFLNGLAPKSVFLAEGSEIAVGKGHFIR; encoded by the coding sequence ATGCAAAACCCATTCCTCACCGCCCAATGGCGCCGCCTCCTGATGCTCAATTACGCCATCGAACCCGATGTGCTGTTGCCTTACCTGCCCGCCGGGGTGGAACTGGATTGGTGGAACGATACCTGTTACGTTAGCCTGGTCGGTTTTCGGTTTGTAGATACCCGGGTAATGGGCATGGGTTTTCCGGGGCACCGCAATTTCCCGGAAATCAACCTGCGTTTTTACGTGCGTTACCGCGATCCGGAACTGGGTTGGAAAAGAGGCGTGGTGTTTTTGCGCGAACTCGTACCCGTACCCACCATTACCTGGGTGGCCAATGCCCTCTACCGCGAACGCTACAAAACCGTACCCATGCAGTACCGCTGGGAGGAAAGTAAAGATCAACTGGAAGTAGAATATTCCTGGAAACAAAAGGGTCGCCAACACCTTTTTTCGGCCATTACTAGTGCCGAAGCCCTCGATATGCCTCCTGGCGGCGAGGCCGAGTTCATCACCGAACACTATTGGGGCTATGCCCGTTGGGATGCCCAACGCACCATGGAGTATGCCGTGGAGCATCCGCGCTGGCAAACTTACGCGGTGCAGGATGTTAATTGCGCGGTTGATTTTGGTGCTGCTTATGGGGCAGAGTTTGCTTTTTTAAATGGGTTAGCACCCAAATCCGTCTTTTTGGCGGAAGGATCGGAGATTGCAGTGGGTAAGGGGCATTTTATACGCTGA
- a CDS encoding tetratricopeptide repeat protein, giving the protein MKRVLYALSVMAIALMIESCVAVKSSSKELSGLGKVYHNTTAQYNGYFNANEILEATMLTMDQQYKDNYTQILAVYPYMGIDNPKAAAPELDEAVKKVTKVAALHPKSDWVDDCYLLAGKAHFLKQDFETAEQTLRYLTAEYSPEKARLKKAVQRNASGRTSTSSRPPALDADGNVLSAKEKAKVRKKLKKDKEKQTKKVAQARKKYNADVARARKQGRPLPPKPEILNKTKTATPSTTSTTKTPAQIQKEKARKEAEESKREEEFLKKKPAYYEGVLWLGRTLIERDNEDLAFRSLTQLESDKNTPDKVRAELAPLLAHFYIQKKQYEEAIKPLEEAVELADNPKSKARYNFILAQLHQRASRWNEAYAGFEKVASSSVNYEMQFNARLNMAQNSWLSGKGSAESATAQLERMLKDQKNQEYRDRIYYALANVALKNNDRPTAIKYLTLSVRSGGSNPAQVTESYYTLAQLYFDEEKFIPTKNYLDSTLTVMDKKDDRLKTATVLRDNLVDIAKNLSIIQVQDSLLLLSALSDADLKKRAAKMKKDEDEKRIRDLEKANVPSNNGPTLGAPTARPLLTAGGQQAELFWAYEDKELKQGKRDFQRSWGERTLEDNWRRSQKQGGNNANETASTQEETPAAAAATANPNNADDANDVATYLGPVPRSDAERRSAEIKLIDAMYKLGVLYYDKLENFPKTVSILEGLNNRFGRHNFELNSWYYLYLAHTKLNQTEKAKVYYDKIVVGYPTSTFARVLQDPNYAAEFLNEERKVNVYYDEAYAAFKSGKYQEAFQMASNSKVRFGAENKLASRFALLAALCTGNIQGKEAYVSALNEVIARYPNSEEQKRAKEILRLLGASGAQLPGDDERTIDESQRFRPDENAIHFILVVFESNTNLDAAKAKISDYNRNYHKLDKVTITNLFLGDDEKTRKLLVILRRFENKAAAMKYYDGVMKNRNEFMVSGLEYQLLPISMDNYRSVLRDKTVDGYGEFFEANYLK; this is encoded by the coding sequence TTGAAACGAGTACTTTACGCCCTTTCGGTGATGGCTATTGCCCTGATGATTGAGAGTTGTGTCGCCGTCAAAAGCAGCAGTAAGGAATTGTCTGGATTGGGTAAAGTCTACCACAATACCACGGCCCAATACAATGGCTATTTCAATGCCAATGAGATTCTGGAAGCCACCATGCTGACCATGGATCAGCAATACAAAGACAACTACACCCAAATCCTGGCGGTATACCCGTACATGGGCATAGATAATCCCAAGGCCGCCGCCCCTGAATTGGATGAGGCGGTTAAAAAAGTAACCAAAGTAGCTGCTCTGCACCCCAAAAGCGATTGGGTAGACGACTGCTATCTTCTGGCGGGTAAAGCGCATTTCCTCAAACAAGATTTTGAAACCGCAGAGCAAACCCTGCGTTACCTCACGGCGGAGTATTCACCAGAAAAAGCCCGCTTGAAAAAAGCGGTGCAACGCAATGCCTCCGGACGCACCTCCACTTCTTCTCGCCCCCCGGCTCTAGATGCGGATGGGAATGTACTCAGTGCCAAAGAAAAAGCCAAGGTTCGGAAGAAGCTTAAAAAAGACAAAGAGAAACAAACCAAAAAAGTGGCCCAGGCACGCAAGAAATACAACGCGGATGTTGCCAGAGCACGCAAACAGGGTCGGCCTTTGCCGCCTAAGCCGGAAATCCTGAACAAAACCAAAACCGCCACCCCCAGCACCACCTCAACCACCAAAACTCCTGCCCAAATTCAAAAAGAAAAAGCCCGCAAGGAGGCTGAAGAAAGTAAGCGGGAAGAGGAATTTTTAAAGAAAAAACCCGCTTACTACGAAGGGGTACTTTGGCTAGGACGCACCTTGATCGAACGCGACAACGAAGACCTCGCTTTCCGCAGCTTGACCCAACTGGAAAGTGATAAAAACACCCCAGACAAGGTTCGTGCCGAGTTGGCACCCCTCCTGGCTCATTTTTACATTCAGAAAAAACAGTACGAGGAAGCGATCAAACCTTTGGAAGAAGCGGTTGAACTCGCCGATAACCCCAAAAGTAAGGCGCGGTATAATTTCATCCTGGCCCAGTTGCACCAACGCGCCAGTCGTTGGAATGAGGCTTATGCTGGTTTTGAAAAAGTAGCCAGCTCATCGGTGAACTACGAAATGCAGTTCAATGCCCGCCTGAACATGGCCCAAAATTCCTGGCTGAGTGGCAAGGGTTCTGCTGAATCGGCCACCGCCCAGTTGGAACGTATGCTCAAAGACCAAAAAAATCAGGAGTACCGCGACCGCATTTATTATGCCCTGGCCAACGTGGCTTTGAAAAACAACGACCGTCCTACTGCCATCAAATACCTCACCCTTTCGGTGCGCAGCGGAGGCAGCAACCCGGCACAGGTGACCGAATCCTACTACACCCTGGCACAATTGTATTTTGACGAGGAAAAATTCATCCCCACCAAAAACTACCTCGACAGTACCCTCACGGTCATGGACAAAAAGGACGATCGCCTCAAAACCGCTACGGTATTGCGCGACAACCTGGTGGATATTGCCAAAAACCTCAGCATCATTCAAGTGCAAGATAGTTTATTGCTCTTGAGTGCCTTATCTGATGCAGACCTTAAAAAAAGGGCCGCCAAAATGAAAAAAGATGAGGACGAAAAACGCATTCGGGATTTAGAAAAAGCCAATGTACCCAGCAACAATGGCCCCACTTTGGGCGCCCCTACTGCTCGCCCCTTGCTCACTGCTGGTGGCCAACAAGCGGAACTGTTCTGGGCTTACGAAGACAAAGAACTCAAGCAGGGCAAACGCGATTTTCAGCGCTCCTGGGGTGAACGTACCCTGGAGGACAACTGGCGGCGCTCCCAAAAGCAGGGCGGCAATAACGCCAACGAAACCGCCAGCACTCAGGAAGAAACACCCGCCGCTGCAGCGGCCACGGCCAACCCCAACAACGCCGATGATGCCAACGACGTAGCCACCTACCTGGGTCCGGTGCCCCGCAGCGATGCCGAACGCCGCAGCGCCGAGATCAAACTGATCGATGCGATGTACAAACTGGGCGTATTGTACTACGACAAACTGGAAAATTTCCCCAAAACGGTCTCCATACTGGAAGGTCTCAACAATCGTTTTGGCCGCCACAATTTTGAACTCAACTCCTGGTACTACCTCTATCTGGCGCACACCAAACTGAACCAAACCGAGAAGGCCAAAGTCTATTACGATAAAATTGTGGTGGGATACCCTACCTCCACTTTTGCGCGGGTGCTGCAAGATCCCAACTACGCTGCCGAATTCCTCAACGAAGAACGCAAAGTGAACGTGTATTACGATGAAGCCTACGCTGCCTTCAAAAGTGGCAAATATCAGGAAGCGTTCCAGATGGCTTCCAACTCCAAAGTGCGCTTTGGGGCGGAAAACAAACTGGCTTCCCGTTTCGCCTTACTGGCAGCCTTGTGCACGGGCAATATCCAAGGCAAAGAGGCTTACGTCAGCGCGCTCAATGAAGTGATTGCGCGCTATCCCAACTCGGAAGAGCAAAAACGGGCCAAGGAAATTCTCCGCTTACTGGGTGCCAGCGGTGCCCAATTGCCCGGTGACGATGAACGGACCATCGACGAAAGCCAACGCTTCCGTCCCGACGAAAACGCCATCCACTTTATCCTCGTCGTATTCGAAAGCAATACCAACCTGGATGCCGCCAAAGCCAAAATCTCCGACTACAACCGCAACTACCATAAACTGGACAAAGTCACCATCACCAACCTTTTCCTGGGTGATGATGAAAAAACCCGCAAATTGCTGGTGATCCTCCGCCGCTTCGAAAACAAAGCCGCCGCCATGAAGTACTACGATGGGGTCATGAAAAACCGCAACGAATTTATGGTCTCCGGCCTGGAATATCAACTGCTGCCGATCAGCATGGACAATTACCGCTCCGTGCTGCGGGATAAAACAGTGGATGGGTATGGGGAGTTTTTTGAGGCGAATTATTTGAAGTAG